The following coding sequences lie in one Anguilla anguilla isolate fAngAng1 chromosome 14, fAngAng1.pri, whole genome shotgun sequence genomic window:
- the tmem150c gene encoding transmembrane protein 150C: MRKCSPWMFLPIVFSVFTAAGLWVVYFIAVEDEKITPLNSEYRRSGPKSPPYISIAGNAPPASCVFSQVVNMAAFVGFIIGVLRYLQLKARVHKPWLNIGSLVALSLACFGMTLVGNFQLSNDEELHNIGTSMTFGLGTLFCWVQSVITLKVNMRNEGRKVGIPRFLLSGAVTSCMLLYFALMAQRLHMHAARAQWALVMFFLGFLATFAVEFRHYRFEIVCSDDQDPPLSLSETFSEISEYQSDQL, from the exons ATGAGGAAGTGCAGTCCCTGGATGTTTCTCCCCATCGTGTTCTCTGTCTTCACGGCAGCCGGGCTGTGGGTTGT ATACTTTATTGCTGttgaagatgaaaaaataacacCACTAAATTCAGAATACAG GCGATCAGGACCAAAATCCCCTCCGTATATAAG CATTGCAGGGAATGCCCCACCGGCCAGCTGTGTTTTCAGTCAGGTTGTGAACATGGCGGCCTTCGTAG GCTTCATCATCGGTGTGCTGCGATACCTGCAGCTGAAGGCCAGGGTGCACAAGCCCTGGCTCAACATCGGCAGTCTGGTGGCCTTGTCCTTGGCTTGCTTCGGGATGACGCTGGTGGGCAACTTCCAG CTTTCAAATGATGAGGAGCTCCACAACATTGGCACATCCATGACCTTTGGCCTCGGCACCCTCTTCTGCTGGGTGCAGTCAGTCATTACACTAAAGGTCAACATGAGGAACGAGGGCAGGAAGGTTGGGATCCCACGCTTCCTGCTGTCTGGAGCAGTCACATCCTGCATGCTGCTGT ACTTCGCTCTGATGGCACAGCGGCTGCACATGCATGCGGCCCGGGCACAGTGGGCCCTGGTCATGTTCTTCCTGGGCTTCCTCGCCACCTTCGCCGTCGAGTTCCGTCACTACCGCTTTGAGATCGTCTGCAGTGACGACCAGGACCCCCCTCTCAGCCTGTCTGAAACCTTCTCTGAAATCTCAGAGTACCAGTCTGATCAGCTGTAG
- the LOC118213058 gene encoding stearoyl-CoA desaturase 5-like, translating to MYPTESRNKCFSEEMVSASDGSVLQNEERVAAEPATAEMHQASEALKEDAKGKRAQNIVWRNVILMTLLHIGAVYSLLLIPKAHPLTWIWSYLCFLITALGVTAGAHRLWSHRSYKAKLPLRIFLAAANSMAFQNDIYEWSRDHRVHHKYSETDGDPHNAKRGFFFAHVGWLFVRKHRDVLEKGKKLDFSDLLADPVVVFQRKYYNTSVLVMCFLVPTVVPWYFWGETLWNSYFLSSILRYTISLNVTWLVNSAAHMYGNRPYDKDISPRENRFVTFGAIGEGFHNYHHTFPFDYSTSEFGLRFNPTTCFIDLMCWLGLASNRKRASSEMIQARKLRTGDKSA from the exons ATGTATCCCACAGAATCACGGAACAAGTGCTTTAGTGAAGAGATGGTGAGTGCGTCGGATGGAAGCGTTCTACAGAATGAGGAGAGGGTAGCGGCAGAGCCGGCGACAGCAGAGATGCACCAGGCGTCGGAGGCGCTGAAAGAGGACGCGAAGGGCAAACGTGCTCAGAACATCGTCTGGAGAAATGTAATCCTGATGACCCTGCTGCACATCGGGGCAGTTTATTCCCTCTTGCTCATCCCCAAGGCGCACCCCCTTACCTGGATATGGT CCTACCTGTGCTTCCTGATCACAGCTCTGGGGGTGACAGCAGGAGCCCACCGGCTCTGGAGCCACAGGTCCTACAAAGCCAAGCTGCCTCTGAGGATCTTCCTCGCCGCTGCTAACTCTATGGCCTTCCAG aaTGACATTTATGAGTGGTCACGTGACCACCGGGTCCACCACAAGTACTCGGAGACAGACGGTGACCCCCACAATGCAAAGCGTGGCTTCTTTTTTGCCCACGTGGGTTGGCTCTTTGTCCGCAAGCACCGGGACGTCCTCGAGAAGGGCAAGAAGCTGGACTTCAGCGACCTCCTCGCAGACCCTGTGGTGGTATTCCAGAGGAA ATACTACAATACCTCAGTGCTGGTGATGTGCTTCCTGGTACCCACGGTGGTGCCCTGGTACTTCTGGGGTGAGACCCTGTGGAACTCCTacttcctctcctccatccTGCGCTACACCATTTCCCTCAATGTCACTTGGCTGGTCAACAGCGCCGCCCACATGTATGGCAATCGGCCCTATGACAAGGACATCAGCCCCCGGGAGAACCGCTTTGTCACCTTCGGAGCAATCG GCGAAGGCTTCCACAACTACCACCACACGTTCCCCTTTGACTACTCCACCAGTGAGTTCGGCCTGCGCTTCAACCCTACCACTTGCTTCATCGACCTGATGTGCTGGCTGGGCCTGGCCAGCAACCGCAAGAGGGCGTCGTCCGAGATGATCCAGGCTCGCAAACTGAGGACAGGGGACAAGAGTGCCTGA